A genomic region of Candidatus Delongbacteria bacterium contains the following coding sequences:
- a CDS encoding choice-of-anchor J domain-containing protein: MKKSKLVIEIKRSLIYLLVFVSILQGKKGSILNESFEATTWPPEGWEVIRPGSFNDGWVRQGWGAHSGSYCGYIQGDNWGYLVTPMLDFTGEENTVLSFWISQNSWEPENFKIMWSEDKSNWNLLSEISVINGGYNNFEFDLDSLDTFAYIAFLKEPDMNAIWHIDDVSGPEIFESTNDLYVGEMSYVSSDLDYIYEGETIQINTDIVNLGSVNFENIKVYLLKEESKVDSVTIDYLTSGTSFQHQFSWEVTHSELSSYVNVGTLIDINDDNLVNNLKKIKVPVFTNTQIAEGFEGELFPPHGWDIQSVWIFPDSWYSQEITVFGFIGDYMATSFHDDQGRIITPMLTIDENDSISFISRNNFDPPQPFIIQYSEDKVNWNDFETIMIDGEVKKYSISLSSIQGEYYLGFYKDFFGVVKLDHVIGPEIKQDVNDLQLLSIEYDKTIQIMPNDNLLITLKVLNNGFEVCNGSAMEIKIDDEVVEIIEINNIVPSEIKEYTFNWNTPDVIRQSFNIEAVLSDDFFNDNNAKSDIIDVEGDRYILEDFEAGGFPPNGWTTDSNSWFLQDIASGVYSGIMCAVSSSLPTDASPLITPKLEISYGDKLTLYARNYYWQSPYLKIKYSEDGVNWTEITDFIPNHLFSRFETDLDLEGNYYIGFFRGGSGTLFIDHIIIPKPEEVGINNEKNIPDEIKLSQNYPNPFNSQTIINFSIPQDSPVELLLYNSNGEFLQSITNGFFVKGNHVINYKADNLSSGVYYYRMKTTKQDYLKKMIYLK; encoded by the coding sequence ATGAAAAAGTCAAAACTAGTAATCGAAATTAAGAGATCTTTAATATACCTCTTAGTTTTCGTGTCAATTTTACAAGGGAAAAAAGGTTCAATCCTAAACGAAAGTTTTGAAGCTACGACATGGCCTCCAGAGGGTTGGGAAGTAATTCGTCCGGGAAGTTTCAATGACGGATGGGTAAGACAAGGCTGGGGAGCACATTCTGGAAGTTATTGTGGTTACATCCAGGGTGATAATTGGGGGTATCTGGTTACTCCAATGTTAGATTTTACTGGAGAAGAAAACACAGTATTGAGTTTTTGGATTAGTCAAAATTCTTGGGAACCAGAAAACTTCAAAATTATGTGGTCTGAAGATAAATCAAATTGGAATTTGTTGAGTGAAATATCAGTAATTAATGGTGGATATAATAACTTTGAGTTTGATCTGGATTCTTTAGACACATTCGCTTATATAGCATTTTTGAAAGAACCAGATATGAATGCAATATGGCATATAGATGATGTAAGTGGACCTGAAATTTTTGAATCAACTAACGATCTTTATGTAGGAGAAATGAGTTATGTTTCATCGGATCTCGACTATATCTATGAAGGTGAGACAATTCAAATAAACACTGATATAGTGAATTTAGGTAGTGTAAATTTTGAAAATATAAAAGTTTATCTTCTCAAAGAAGAGTCTAAAGTTGATAGTGTAACTATTGATTATTTAACATCTGGTACATCTTTTCAACATCAATTTAGCTGGGAAGTAACTCATTCAGAATTGTCATCCTATGTTAATGTTGGAACATTGATTGATATAAATGATGATAATCTTGTAAATAATCTAAAAAAAATTAAAGTTCCTGTTTTTACAAATACGCAGATTGCTGAAGGATTTGAAGGTGAACTTTTTCCACCTCACGGTTGGGATATTCAATCAGTATGGATATTCCCAGATTCTTGGTATAGTCAAGAAATAACTGTATTCGGATTTATTGGTGACTATATGGCAACCTCTTTCCATGATGATCAGGGAAGAATAATAACTCCAATGCTCACAATTGATGAAAACGATTCTATTTCTTTCATTAGTAGAAATAACTTTGATCCACCTCAACCATTTATAATTCAATATTCTGAAGATAAGGTAAACTGGAATGATTTTGAGACAATAATGATTGATGGAGAAGTTAAAAAATATTCGATTAGTTTATCATCAATCCAAGGGGAATATTACCTAGGATTCTATAAAGATTTTTTTGGTGTCGTGAAACTTGATCATGTAATTGGACCAGAAATTAAACAAGACGTAAATGATTTGCAACTTCTAAGTATTGAATATGATAAAACTATTCAGATTATGCCCAATGATAATCTATTGATAACATTGAAAGTTTTAAACAATGGCTTTGAAGTCTGTAATGGAAGTGCTATGGAAATTAAAATTGATGATGAAGTAGTAGAGATAATTGAAATAAACAATATTGTGCCAAGTGAAATTAAGGAGTATACATTTAATTGGAATACACCTGATGTTATTCGACAAAGCTTTAATATTGAAGCAGTTCTATCTGATGATTTTTTTAATGATAATAATGCAAAATCAGATATAATTGATGTTGAAGGTGATAGATATATTCTTGAAGACTTTGAAGCTGGTGGATTTCCGCCAAATGGATGGACTACTGATAGCAATAGCTGGTTTCTGCAAGATATTGCCAGTGGTGTATATTCAGGTATAATGTGTGCAGTGTCATCAAGTTTGCCAACTGACGCTTCTCCTCTTATCACACCAAAACTTGAAATTTCTTACGGAGATAAACTAACTCTTTATGCACGTAACTATTATTGGCAGTCACCATATCTTAAAATCAAATATTCAGAAGATGGAGTAAATTGGACCGAAATTACTGATTTCATACCTAATCATCTCTTCTCAAGGTTTGAAACTGATTTAGATTTAGAGGGTAATTACTATATTGGTTTCTTTAGAGGAGGTTCAGGAACTTTATTCATAGATCATATTATTATTCCTAAACCAGAGGAAGTCGGTATCAATAATGAAAAAAATATACCTGATGAGATAAAACTTTCTCAAAACTATCCAAATCCTTTTAATTCACAAACTATAATTAATTTTTCGATACCTCAGGATTCTCCAGTCGAACTTTTACTTTATAATTCAAACGGAGAATTTCTGCAATCAATAACCAATGGTTTTTTTGTAAAAGGTAATCATGTTATTAATTATAAAGCTGATAATTTAAGTAGCGGTGTATATTACTATAGAATGAAAACAACTAAGCAAGATTATTTAAAGAAGATGATTTATCTAAAATAA
- a CDS encoding TrmB family transcriptional regulator codes for MNEYIEELIKFGFTEYEAKVYYTLLKKIDLSATEISDLSGVPRTKIYYVIENLQKKGLVVKAVGKFKRFRAISPKLGLSSINKDLEDKIVALKNTADSLDQIYNRFREEHEESDFVEILKDPNYIFQKVKQLNADVKQIIRAYHQSPYDGLISGIKANGTKLTKGIKYKFIFEVHDNYDEELINTLRLFEKDGAEVRIMSNVPLKMIIFDQELTFISLENKVTAGTNVTKTTVSIEHAEFSKQFSEFFDYQFSNSHSIESFIANFNR; via the coding sequence ATGAATGAATATATCGAAGAACTAATAAAATTTGGTTTTACTGAATATGAAGCAAAAGTATACTATACTCTTTTAAAGAAAATTGATTTAAGTGCTACTGAGATATCTGATCTATCAGGAGTACCAAGAACTAAAATTTATTATGTAATAGAAAATCTACAGAAAAAAGGACTTGTTGTTAAAGCTGTAGGTAAATTTAAAAGATTCAGAGCTATTTCTCCAAAACTAGGTTTAAGTTCAATCAATAAAGATTTGGAAGATAAAATTGTAGCACTGAAAAACACAGCAGATTCTTTAGATCAAATTTATAATAGATTTAGAGAAGAACATGAAGAATCAGATTTTGTAGAAATACTGAAAGATCCAAACTATATTTTTCAAAAAGTAAAACAATTAAATGCTGATGTAAAACAGATCATTAGAGCATATCATCAATCACCTTACGATGGCTTAATTAGTGGAATTAAGGCTAATGGAACCAAACTTACAAAAGGTATAAAATATAAATTTATATTTGAAGTGCATGATAATTATGACGAAGAATTGATTAATACATTGAGATTGTTTGAAAAAGATGGTGCTGAAGTAAGAATAATGAGTAATGTTCCTCTAAAAATGATAATTTTTGATCAGGAATTAACTTTCATTTCATTAGAAAATAAAGTTACAGCTGGAACAAATGTTACAAAAACAACAGTCAGTATTGAACATGCAGAGTTCTCTAAACAATTTTCAGAATTTTTTGATTATCAATTTTCTAATTCACACTCAATTGAGAGTTTTATAGCAAATTTTAACCGCTAG
- a CDS encoding transporter substrate-binding domain-containing protein, with protein MSRLFYVVFVSLALVLVPLLESKELISISAVNYPPFQIEKISSDGKKGFSIEIVEKAFKKADENIELKYVPMTRASWSLFDKGSTGLVGTIKWLDSSGKLDLVEAVDLHLIRFVLFYKKSNFPNGVSYSDLGELKEYKIGTVRGSSTVSTLEKKGLNLDYVSDIELNFRKLEAGRVDFVAAVDLAGWDIIKELFPKSTEQFEAVETPFFVANSSLMFKKEDNEVIQSFKKGLKEIVENGEYIDIVRKYYGNEIDVNSVLPDHIKQGIDKK; from the coding sequence ATGAGCAGATTATTTTATGTAGTTTTTGTAAGTCTGGCATTGGTTTTAGTTCCGTTATTGGAATCTAAAGAGTTAATTTCCATTTCTGCTGTAAACTATCCACCGTTTCAGATAGAAAAAATTTCATCTGATGGCAAAAAAGGCTTTTCGATTGAGATTGTCGAAAAAGCTTTTAAAAAAGCTGATGAAAACATTGAATTGAAGTATGTCCCTATGACAAGAGCTTCATGGTCATTGTTTGATAAAGGTAGTACCGGATTAGTAGGGACTATAAAGTGGCTTGATTCATCAGGAAAGCTTGACTTAGTGGAAGCTGTAGATTTGCATCTTATAAGGTTTGTTCTTTTCTATAAAAAAAGTAATTTTCCAAATGGTGTATCTTATTCTGATTTAGGAGAGCTTAAAGAATACAAAATTGGAACGGTTAGAGGTAGTTCTACTGTTTCAACTTTAGAAAAAAAAGGACTAAATCTCGATTATGTAAGTGATATTGAATTGAATTTTAGAAAACTTGAAGCCGGTCGAGTTGATTTTGTTGCTGCTGTTGATTTAGCGGGATGGGATATCATTAAAGAATTATTTCCAAAATCTACGGAACAGTTTGAAGCTGTTGAAACTCCTTTTTTTGTAGCAAACTCAAGTCTTATGTTTAAGAAAGAAGATAATGAAGTTATACAATCTTTCAAAAAAGGTTTAAAAGAAATTGTTGAAAATGGAGAATATATAGATATTGTAAGAAAATATTACGGTAATGAAATTGACGTAAACTCTGTATTACCAGATCATATTAAACAAGGAATCGATAAGAAATAG
- a CDS encoding T9SS type A sorting domain-containing protein yields the protein MKTIILILLLNVVSNMFASQKGEITLFEENWESYPEEVLPLPEYDPNWKTIIHPNGSYFGIWAIAHGGTRSVSHSTVGQVSGSPRDWLICKKPLVIPEYGGELSFWALSYEPQNIEIRVSETVYTDTTAFSSYLFNESFQSASFAKQVFDLTPYAGKTIYIAWKRKGPYGYAHGSNWIIDDIKMIGYTEDLEAPICEYITGNIGLVGKSVFLRAKMKDQTNIESVYGRSEINGQVSSDILLSESEPGSGVYIFEVPYVDGEYTGSVKFITRDTLGNEGITESFEINWKNYLLSENFEDLFPPIGWYNNGWKKMNQYGANNSSCAYSNYLDDGELESSPIKLTDDMQLSFYCANRYLYKNSKIEGIDTLFCELKTIGEDDWTIVTIHSPETPDESHVKYVIDLSPVSGEEIILRWRHSTNGSFQAEGALVDSILVYKNNTTAIDDDVTFANTAKIIGAYPNPFNPTTTISFETSMNGNVRLTVFNSKGEFVSELINKNLNKGNHKVNFDATSLPTGVFYYTLETPFESLTNKMVLVK from the coding sequence ATGAAAACAATAATCCTAATCTTACTTCTAAATGTTGTAAGCAATATGTTTGCTTCTCAGAAGGGTGAGATAACTCTATTTGAAGAAAATTGGGAAAGTTACCCTGAAGAGGTTTTACCCTTACCTGAGTATGACCCAAACTGGAAAACAATAATTCACCCTAATGGATCTTATTTTGGTATATGGGCAATTGCCCATGGAGGTACTAGATCTGTTTCCCATTCGACTGTAGGTCAAGTTTCTGGAAGTCCAAGAGATTGGCTAATTTGTAAGAAACCTTTGGTAATTCCAGAGTATGGTGGAGAATTATCCTTTTGGGCATTATCTTATGAACCTCAAAACATAGAAATAAGAGTTTCTGAGACAGTTTATACAGATACGACCGCATTTTCAAGTTATCTATTCAATGAGTCATTTCAGTCCGCTTCATTTGCAAAACAAGTGTTTGATTTGACTCCATATGCTGGAAAAACAATCTATATTGCCTGGAAAAGAAAAGGTCCATATGGTTATGCACATGGATCAAATTGGATTATAGATGACATAAAAATGATTGGGTACACTGAAGATCTTGAAGCTCCAATTTGTGAATATATTACTGGAAATATTGGTCTTGTTGGAAAATCTGTTTTTTTAAGAGCTAAGATGAAAGATCAAACTAATATCGAATCAGTTTATGGTAGAAGTGAGATTAATGGACAAGTTTCAAGTGATATACTTCTCAGTGAAAGTGAGCCAGGTAGTGGTGTATATATATTTGAGGTTCCTTACGTAGATGGTGAGTATACAGGATCTGTAAAATTTATTACTAGGGATACTTTAGGAAATGAAGGAATAACTGAAAGTTTTGAAATAAACTGGAAAAACTATCTTTTATCTGAAAATTTTGAAGATTTGTTTCCTCCTATTGGTTGGTACAATAATGGTTGGAAAAAAATGAATCAATATGGAGCAAACAATTCATCATGTGCATACAGCAATTACTTAGATGACGGAGAACTTGAATCATCACCTATTAAATTAACAGATGATATGCAACTAAGTTTTTATTGTGCGAATAGGTATCTTTATAAGAATTCAAAAATTGAAGGAATAGACACATTGTTTTGTGAACTAAAAACTATAGGTGAAGATGATTGGACAATTGTAACTATTCATTCTCCTGAAACTCCAGATGAGTCTCATGTGAAATATGTTATCGATCTTAGTCCAGTGAGTGGAGAGGAGATTATTCTTCGTTGGAGACACTCTACTAATGGATCATTTCAAGCCGAAGGAGCTCTTGTAGATAGTATTCTAGTTTATAAGAATAACACAACTGCAATTGATGATGATGTTACATTTGCAAATACAGCCAAAATAATTGGAGCTTATCCGAATCCTTTTAATCCTACGACTACAATTTCTTTTGAAACTTCAATGAATGGAAATGTTAGATTAACAGTTTTTAACTCAAAAGGAGAATTTGTTTCTGAATTAATTAACAAGAATCTAAATAAAGGAAATCATAAAGTTAATTTTGATGCTACTTCATTACCTACAGGTGTTTTTTACTATACACTGGAAACGCCTTTCGAGAGTTTAACGAACAAAATGGTATTGGTAAAATAA